From a single Amphiprion ocellaris isolate individual 3 ecotype Okinawa chromosome 18, ASM2253959v1, whole genome shotgun sequence genomic region:
- the LOC111568874 gene encoding elongin-B → MDVFLMIRRHKTTIFTDAKESTTVYELKRIVEGILKRPPEDQRLYKDDQLLEDSKTLGDCGFTSQTARPQAPATVGLAFRINDEMFEQLHIEAFSSPPELPDVMKPQDSGSTANEQAVQ, encoded by the exons ATG GACGTGTTCTTAATGATCCGGCGTCACAAGACCACAATCTTCACAGATGCCAAGGAGTCCACCACTGTCTATGAATTGAAGCGTATTGTTGAAGGAATACTTAAAAGACCACCTGAAGACCAGCGGCTCTACAAA GATGACCAGTTGCTAGAGGACAGCAAGACCCTGGGTGACTGTGGATTCACCAGCCAGACTGCCAGACCTCAAGCCCCAGCTACAGTTGGTCTGGCTTTCCGTATAAATG ATGAGATGTTCGAGCAGCTGCACATCGAGGCCTTCTCCAGCCCCCCAGAACTCCCTGATGTGATGAAGCCTCAGGACTCTGGTAGCACTGCCAATGAACAGGCAGTGCAGTGA
- the pkmyt1 gene encoding membrane-associated tyrosine- and threonine-specific cdc2-inhibitory kinase translates to MSVTVETSVTKMPLPIPTHFSHAEQSFSLKKRRLPFSLSSTSNSPCSSPARLSHSLPPLPPSKGCPSLSRMFLQHPSHWTPLSLSLSKSPPPNSVYDPSKQQSYFSQCFTNLGLLGRGSFGEVFKVQNNKDGCRYAVKRSAQRFRGKSERNRSVREARNHERLCPHPHILDFVAAWEECGRLYIQTELCNTSLLLHAEKQPPGPDEPAAWAYLCDLLSALEHLHCQGFVHLDLKPANVLITDSGRLKLGDFGLLLELKPSSGPVEGKVKDDVQEGDPRYMAPELLRGDYGPAADVFSLGVSILELACNIEVPNGGEGWQQLRQGHLPSEFTNGLSVELQTVLRMMLTPEPSKRPTVSELLELPCVRKHRWKRCIYLMIAETMLSLASLCQSVVCLGCRLLSSFNLSFLPRWTKPLPCTPPKDSWDSDVTLSFSALHTDSGSEEDDAVFLQRRDPELSPTFSHRVKSRLSVESTSTPLQGSMIHSPAHTPTRSDLADWSSCNLAPTPSSIHSNGSCCTLTPSASPIHSERHTASMQSLNSSLTRSSQRSGRKRVRTEEALPRPSFEPKNLLSLFEEMSVEGQP, encoded by the exons ATGTCCGTCACAGTGGAAACTTCAGTGACCAAGATGCCTCTCCCTATTCCAACCCACTTCTCCCATGCAGAGCAGTCCTTCTCCCTCAAAAAGCGCCGCCTCCCTTTTTCCTTGTCATCTACCTCCAACTCACCCTGCTCTTCTCCTGCTCGACTCTCGCATTCACTGCCTCCTCTGCCACCGTCAAAGGGATGTCCCTCTTTGAGCAGGATGTTCCTCCAGCACCCGTCCCACTGGACTCCCCTGTCCCTTTCTCTTAGTAAATCTCCCCCTCCGAATTCTGTGTATGATCCCAGCAAGCAGCAGTCCTATTTCAGTCAGTGCTTCACGAATTTGGGCCTGCTGGGTAGAGGATCCTTTGGAGAGGTCTTCAAG gTGCAAAACAACAAGGACGGCTGCCGGTATGCAGTCAAGCGTTCTGCTCAACGCTTCAGAGGTAAAAGTGAGAGGAACCGGAGTGTGAGGGAGGCCAGGAACCACGAGCGTCTGTGTCCTCACCCTCACATCCTGGATTTTGTGGCAGCCTGGGAGGAGTGTGGCCGACTGTACATCCAGACGGAGCTGTGTAACACAAGCCTGCTGCTCCATGCTGAGAAACAACCCCCTGGTCCAG ATGAGCCTGCAGCCTGGGCCTACCTGTGCGACCTCCTCTCAGCACTGGAACACTTGCACTGTCAAGGTTTTGTGCATCTGGACCTCAAACCTGCCAACGTTCTCATCACTGACTCTGGCCGCCTGAAGCTCGGAGATTTCGGGCTGTTGCTGGAGCTCAAACCAAGCTCAGGTCCCGTAGAGGGGAAAGTGAAAGATGACGTTCAGGAGGGAGATCCCAGATACATGGCTCCCGAGCTGCTCCGTGGGGACTACGGacctgctgcagatgttttcag CTTGGGAGTTTCTATTCTAGAGCTTGCCTGTAATATAGAGGTTCCAAACGGGGGAGAAGGatggcagcagctcagacaagGCCATCTGCCATCAGAGTTTACCAACG GCCTGTCAGTGGAGCTGCAGACAGTCCTCCGGATGATGCTCACCCCAGAACCCTCCAAAAGGCCGACCGTGTCTGAGCTTCTGGAACTCCCCTGTGTGAGGAAACACAGATGGAAAAGGTGTATTTATCTCATGATAGCTGAGACTATGCTGTCACTTGCCTCCCTCTGCCAG TCAGTGGTGTGCCTTGGGTGTagactcctctcctcctttaaCTTGTCCTTCCTCCCCCGTTGGACCAAGCCACTTCCCTGCACTCCTCCTAAGGACAGTTGGGACAGCGATGTGACCTTGTCCTTTAGTGCCCTGCATACCGACTCGGGCAGCGAAGAGGACGACGCAGTGTTTCTACAGCGCAGAGACCCAGAGCTTTCCCCCACCTTCTCACACAG GGTCAAATCCAGACTATCTGTTGAGAGCACGTCCACTCCTCTCCAAGGTTCAATGATACACAGTCCTGCTCACACACCCACTCGCTCAGATCTGGCTGACTGGTCCTCCTGTAACTTGGCTCCTACCCCCTCCAGCATCCATTCAAATGGTTCCTGCTGCACGCTGACGCCCAGTGCCAGTCCCATACACTCTGAGCGTCACACAGCTTCCATGCAGAGCTTAAACTCTTCACTCACCAGGTCTTCACAGCGATCTGGTCGCAAGCGGGTCCGAACAGAGGAGGCTTTGCCCCGACCCAGCTTTGAACCAAAAAACCTGCTCAGTCTGTTTGAAGAAATGTCTGTAGAGGGACAGCCATGA